The region TCCCGTGAGCGGAGCGAGGGGGACGCCACCCTGGGTTCAGGGGGTGGAAATCAGGAACACTGAAAGCGTGAGATAAATTGACTCTCTTGTCGCTGACGTCGTCTCTCGGGGTAGAAGCGCAGGCAGAGGGCGGGGAGCACCACCATGTTGAGAAAGGTTGCGCTGAGCAATCCGCCCAAGATGACGATGGCCAAGGGCGACTGGATCTCGTTGCCCGGTTCATGACCCGAGAGGGCCAGGGGAATCAGGGCCAGCCCGGCGGTGAGGGCCGTCATGAGGATGGGGCTGAGCCTTTCCACCGATCCGCGCCGGATGGCCTCTTCCACGGTCGAGCCTTCCGCCACCAGGCTTTCGTAGCGCGACACCAATAGGATGCCGTTGCGGGTGGCGATGCCCAGCAAGGTGATGAAACCCACCATCGAGGCCACGCTCAAGATTCCGCCCCCCGCGTAAACCGCCGCCACTCCGCCGATCAGGGCCAGGGGAAGGTTGGCCATCATCAGGGCGGCCAGGCGGAGGCTGCGGAAGGCCAGGTAGAGGATCAGGTAGATGAAGGTGATGGCCGCGGCCGAGAGCATCATCAGTACCTGGCGGGCTTGCCTTTCGCTCTCGAATTGGCCTCCGTAGACGACGTGGTAGTCCTGGGGCAGGCCGACGTTCTCTTCCACCGCCTGGCGGATGTCCTGGACGGCGCTTCCCAGGTCGCGTCCGGCGATGTTGCACTGGATGACGATCTTGCGCTGGACGTCCTCCCGGCTGATGCGGTTGGGTCCCGAATCGCGGCGGACGTCCGCCAGTTGGGCCAACGGCACTGAGACTCCTCCGGCGCCCGTTACCCGTAGCGAGCCGATGGAGGCGGTGTTGCTCCGAACCTGATCGGAAAAGCGCACCACCAAATCGAGGGAGCGCTGATCTTCAAGCAGCCGCCCTACCGTGTGCCCTCCCAGCCCGGCGTCGACGGCTTGCTGGGCGGCTTTCAGCGAAACCCCGTGACGCCTCAGGGCCTGGCGGTCGAATCGGATCTGAACCTGGGGGACGTGGGCCTGGGGTTCGACTTGAAGGTCCACCACTCCCGGCACGCCTTCCATCACCGCCTCGATGCGCTGAGCCAGGGCCCTCAACGTGAGCAGATCGGGCCCGAAGAGTTTGACCGCTACGGCCGCCTGGGTTCCCGAGAGCATGTGGTCGATGCGGTGCGAGATGGGCTGGCCGATGGCGATCTGAGTGCCTGGAATGAGAGCCAATTGATTGCGCACCCTTTCCAGAAAAGCCCCGTGATCCTCGATGGAAGGGGAGATGCGGACGTCGATCTCGGCTCCGTAGACTTCCTGGGCATGCTCGTCGAGCTCGGCGCGTCCCGTGCGGCGGGCGGTGGAGAGGACTTCGGGCTGAGCCAGCAGGATCTCTTCGGCCCGGCGGCCCAGTTGATCGGATTGCGGCAGGGCGGTGCCAGGAACGGTGGCCATGGTGACGGTCAGCGTCCCCTCGTTGAATTCGGGCAGGAAAGTGGTTCCCAAGAAGGGTACGAAGGCCAGTGAAACGACGACCAGCAAGGCCGAGAGAATCATCACCAGCCAAGGCCTTCTCATGGCCAGCTTGAGCCCGGGCCGGTAGGCGGATTCCAGCTTTTGGATAACCCAGCTCTCGCGGCCTTCCCTGACCAGCCTGGAGAGGGGCAGCAAGTAGGCGCAAAGGGCTGGCGTCACGGTCAGCGCCACCAGCAGCGAGGCTGAAATCGAGACGATGTAGGCCAGACCCAGCGGCCTCAGCATGCGGCCTTCCAATCCCCCCAGGGCAAAGAGGGGAATGAAGACGATGATGACGATGAAGGTGGCGAAGAGGATGGGATAGCGGACTTCGCTGGAGGCCTGGTAGATTACCTGGAGGGCCGTTTCCCGCTCGGCCCCTGGCTTGGCCTGATTCTCCCTGAGCCGGCGAAAGACGTTCTCCACGTCGATGATGGCATCGTCCACCAGGGCCCCGATGGCGATGGCCATGCCTCCCAGGGTCATGGTGTTGATGCCCACGTCCAGCAGGCGGAAGACGAAGACGGTGACGATGAGCGACAGGGGGATGGCCAATACCGAGATCAAGGTCGTCCGCCAACTGAGCAGAAAGAGGAAGAGGATGATCACCACCAGCAGGGCTCCGTCGCGCAGCGCCTCCAGGACGTTGCGGACGGCTACCTGGATGAAGTCGGACTGGCGGAAGATATGGCGCTCGATTTCCAGTCCTGGAGGGAGGTTCAGATCTTGCAGCATCTCGTCGATGCGGCGGGTCAAATCGAGGGTGTCGGCTCCCGGCTGCTTCTGCACCGAGAGGATGACCGCCTCCTCGCCGTTGACGGAAGCGGTACCCCGGCGCGGCTTGGCCCCGATCTTGACCTCGGCGATATGTTCCAGCAGGACCAGGGGCGGGGCTTGGGCCGCGGTAGCAGATAAGTTTGAGGCTGAAGCCGGGAGGGGAGTCTTGGCCAGCGCCTCCAGGTCGCGGGCCCGTCCGATGCCTCTGATCAGGTATTCGCGGCCCGACTCTACGTAAAAGCCTCCCGGAGCGTTGTGCCCGGCGCTTTCCGCTGCTGCCAGCGCCTGCTCAAGGGTCACTCCGTGGTGGCGCATACGCTCGGGATCGAGCAGGATCTGGTACTCGCGGACCTGGCCTCCGATGGGAACCACCTGGGCCACTCCGGGCAGGGCCAGCAGGCGGCGGCGCAAGGTCCAATCGGCCAAAGTGCGCATTTCCATCAGGCGCTCGGAAGGCCCGGTGACAGCGATGAGCAGGATTTCGCCCATGATGGAGGAGATGGGCGCCATGACCGGAGAAGAGGCGTCCTCGGGCAGGGCATTGGTGACCAGTTGAAGCTTCTCCGAGACGATCTGGCGGGCCCGGTAGATGTCCGTCCCCCACTCGAACTCGGTCCACACCACTGAGATGCCGATTCCCGACACCGAGCGCACTCGGCGAACCGAAGTGGCCCCGTTGAGGGTCGTCTCAATGGGAAAGGTGACCAGCGATTCCACTTCCTCCGGGGCCATTCCGTGGGCCTCGGTGAGGACGGTGACGGTGGGTGCGGTCAAATCGGGAAAGACATCGACCGGAAGGTTCAGGGCTACATAGAGTCCGGCCAACAGTGCCAGGAATGCAGCGATCAGCACAACCAAGCGGTGGTGCAGCGATGCTCGAATGAGTCCGTTCAGCATGAGAGATCCATCAAAGTCGTGGGTCCGGTGAGGTGGCTAGTGAGCGTGCCCGTGAGCGGCTGAGGCATCTCCCGCCCGGGCCGCCAGAGCCACCTCGTATGCTCCTTCCACGACCACTCTTTCGCCTTCTTCCAGGCCTTCAATGACCTGCGTCCAGCTTGCGTCGCGGGCTCCCGTACGCACGATGCGGCGGGCGAAAGACTCGCCGCTGACTTGCACGTAGACGACCAACTTGTCGTCCTCGATCAGCACCGCTTGGGAGGGGATCGCCACCGCGGCTGGGGTGTCGTCATCCGTCCGCATGCGGACCTCCAGCAGCATTCCCGCCCTGAGCAGGCCTCCGGGATTGGGAGCCTGCCAGATGACGGGGACCGTCCTGCTGGCGGGATCGACCACGGAACCGACGTCCACCAGGCGGCTCGCCTCAAGCCGAATCTGCTCTCCGCCGGGCAGGTCCAGCAAGGCCCCATTCAGGGCCTTCAAGCGCGGCATCTCGGATTCGCTGACCTGAGCGTTGATCCAGGCCTGATCGAGGTTAATGATGCGGAAGAGCTCCTGGCGGCTGTCGACGGATTGTCCATCGGCGGCTTGCGCAGCCACGATCTTGCCGGTGATGGGCGAATGGAGCGCCAGTCGCTGGTCCAGTTTCTGGGCATCGGTTTGGGCGGTTTGCTTCTGCAGCTGCTGGCGCAGTTGCTGACGGCGGGTCTGAGCCGCCTCCAGCGAGGCCTGATGGATCTCCCTGCGGCTCTGGGCCTCTTCCAGGCGCTTGCGGGGGACGGCCTGCAGCTCCAGCAGCCTCTCCAGCCGCTGGATCTCCTGCCGGGCGGTTTGAAGCCGGCTCTTCTGCTCGGTCACGTCGCTTTCCGCCTGAGCCAGATCGTTGCGCAGGCGCACCAGTGTCTGGCCGGCTTGAATCTGACTGGAGGCCATGGCGATGCGCTCGGCGGGCGTGGGCTCCACCCATCCCAGCAGGGTCCCCTTCCTCACCCGCGAGCCCTGCCGCGGAACGCCCTCGGGCGGTTGGCGGTAGAGGCCCTGCGAGGGAGAGAAGACCGTGCTGTCGAGTCCGCTGGGCGCCGTCACCCGCGCGGGGGCGTTCAGAAAACCCTCGATCCTGCGCTGCTCTGCCAGGGTCGTGGAGAAGTCCACGGTCCACTGCTGCTCCTTGAGAAAGCCGATGGTTCCCTCTTGGGTGTCTTGGCCTTGGGCCGCAAGGGAGGCCGGGTCGTCCTTGGCATGCACGGTCAGCGGCGAGGCCTTGATGGAACCCTTCACGGGACCGCCTTGAATGTCTACTGTCAAAACCAGGGGACCAGGCTCGTCAAAGCTCGTACTCAAGCTGAAGATGCCAGGACGCAGCGGTTCCTCGGCATTGATCCGGCGCAGCTCCCTTCCGGAGCGGGTGAAGATGAAGCTGACCGGCCCTTCAGTGACCGGCCGTGAGCCG is a window of Acidobacteriota bacterium DNA encoding:
- a CDS encoding efflux RND transporter permease subunit, which codes for MLNGLIRASLHHRLVVLIAAFLALLAGLYVALNLPVDVFPDLTAPTVTVLTEAHGMAPEEVESLVTFPIETTLNGATSVRRVRSVSGIGISVVWTEFEWGTDIYRARQIVSEKLQLVTNALPEDASSPVMAPISSIMGEILLIAVTGPSERLMEMRTLADWTLRRRLLALPGVAQVVPIGGQVREYQILLDPERMRHHGVTLEQALAAAESAGHNAPGGFYVESGREYLIRGIGRARDLEALAKTPLPASASNLSATAAQAPPLVLLEHIAEVKIGAKPRRGTASVNGEEAVILSVQKQPGADTLDLTRRIDEMLQDLNLPPGLEIERHIFRQSDFIQVAVRNVLEALRDGALLVVIILFLFLLSWRTTLISVLAIPLSLIVTVFVFRLLDVGINTMTLGGMAIAIGALVDDAIIDVENVFRRLRENQAKPGAERETALQVIYQASSEVRYPILFATFIVIIVFIPLFALGGLEGRMLRPLGLAYIVSISASLLVALTVTPALCAYLLPLSRLVREGRESWVIQKLESAYRPGLKLAMRRPWLVMILSALLVVVSLAFVPFLGTTFLPEFNEGTLTVTMATVPGTALPQSDQLGRRAEEILLAQPEVLSTARRTGRAELDEHAQEVYGAEIDVRISPSIEDHGAFLERVRNQLALIPGTQIAIGQPISHRIDHMLSGTQAAVAVKLFGPDLLTLRALAQRIEAVMEGVPGVVDLQVEPQAHVPQVQIRFDRQALRRHGVSLKAAQQAVDAGLGGHTVGRLLEDQRSLDLVVRFSDQVRSNTASIGSLRVTGAGGVSVPLAQLADVRRDSGPNRISREDVQRKIVIQCNIAGRDLGSAVQDIRQAVEENVGLPQDYHVVYGGQFESERQARQVLMMLSAAAITFIYLILYLAFRSLRLAALMMANLPLALIGGVAAVYAGGGILSVASMVGFITLLGIATRNGILLVSRYESLVAEGSTVEEAIRRGSVERLSPILMTALTAGLALIPLALSGHEPGNEIQSPLAIVILGGLLSATFLNMVVLPALCLRFYPERRRQRQESQFISRFQCS
- a CDS encoding efflux RND transporter periplasmic adaptor subunit, producing MTKLWSPPTLARPLLLAVLALVLSNCGHSHDGEDHSHGEESHSHDEDDEALSDTVWNDRFELFMEHPPLRSGETVDFLVHLTILDGSRPVTEGPVSFIFTRSGRELRRINAEEPLRPGIFSLSTSFDEPGPLVLTVDIQGGPVKGSIKASPLTVHAKDDPASLAAQGQDTQEGTIGFLKEQQWTVDFSTTLAEQRRIEGFLNAPARVTAPSGLDSTVFSPSQGLYRQPPEGVPRQGSRVRKGTLLGWVEPTPAERIAMASSQIQAGQTLVRLRNDLAQAESDVTEQKSRLQTARQEIQRLERLLELQAVPRKRLEEAQSRREIHQASLEAAQTRRQQLRQQLQKQTAQTDAQKLDQRLALHSPITGKIVAAQAADGQSVDSRQELFRIINLDQAWINAQVSESEMPRLKALNGALLDLPGGEQIRLEASRLVDVGSVVDPASRTVPVIWQAPNPGGLLRAGMLLEVRMRTDDDTPAAVAIPSQAVLIEDDKLVVYVQVSGESFARRIVRTGARDASWTQVIEGLEEGERVVVEGAYEVALAARAGDASAAHGHAH